The following proteins are encoded in a genomic region of Sphingopyxis sp. YF1:
- a CDS encoding rhodanese-related sulfurtransferase, with protein sequence MTFTVAALYKFAPFDDPAALRQPLLDLCAAQGVKGTLLLAREGVNGTIAGPEAGIAAVVAHIRALPGCADLDVKYSAAAAMPFQRLKVRLKKEIVTMKVPGIDPSRDVGRYVAPADWNAVIADPDTVVIDTRNGFEVGYGSFDGAINPQTKSFGDFPGWWRDHAAEFAGKRVAMFCTGGIRCEKSTAYLRSEGVDDVVHLKGGILAYLEQVPEAASRWHGSCFVFDERVSVGHGLVEVGEKE encoded by the coding sequence ATGACCTTCACCGTCGCTGCCCTCTATAAATTCGCGCCCTTCGACGATCCCGCTGCGCTGCGTCAGCCCTTGCTCGATCTGTGTGCGGCGCAGGGTGTCAAAGGCACGCTCCTGCTCGCGCGCGAGGGCGTCAACGGCACGATCGCCGGGCCCGAGGCGGGAATCGCGGCGGTGGTCGCACACATCCGCGCGCTGCCCGGGTGCGCCGATCTCGACGTCAAATATTCGGCCGCCGCCGCCATGCCCTTCCAGCGGCTCAAGGTGCGGCTGAAGAAGGAGATCGTGACGATGAAGGTGCCCGGCATCGATCCGTCGCGCGACGTCGGCCGCTATGTCGCCCCCGCCGACTGGAACGCGGTGATCGCCGATCCCGACACCGTGGTGATCGACACGCGCAACGGCTTCGAGGTCGGCTACGGCAGCTTCGACGGTGCGATCAATCCGCAGACGAAGAGCTTCGGCGACTTCCCCGGCTGGTGGCGCGACCATGCCGCCGAATTTGCGGGCAAGCGTGTCGCGATGTTCTGCACCGGCGGCATCCGCTGCGAAAAGTCGACCGCCTATCTCCGCAGCGAAGGCGTCGACGATGTCGTCCACCTGAAAGGCGGCATCCTCGCCTATCTCGAACAGGTGCCCGAGGCGGCAAGCCGCTGGCACGGCAGCTGCTTCGTCTTCGACGAGCGCGTCAGCGTCGGGCACGGGCTGGTCGAGGTGGGTGAGAAGGAATAG
- a CDS encoding class I SAM-dependent methyltransferase, whose product MASWWERHGVPRLIKCACSQGQIMKARSKVVPHAAGDILELGCGGGINMEFYDRNRVRSFTGLDPSPELLEMSRAAAQAHGIDADIQGGVGEAMPFGDGQFDTVVTTFTLCSVAEQAAVLSEIRRVLKPGGTALFLEHGGAPDAGVAKWQRRIEPIWKRIGGNCHLTRPISDAYAAAGFAVERQGALYMPKTPRPFGWVEYGAARAN is encoded by the coding sequence ATGGCTAGCTGGTGGGAAAGACACGGCGTACCGCGGCTGATCAAATGCGCCTGTTCGCAGGGGCAGATCATGAAGGCGCGCAGCAAGGTCGTGCCGCACGCCGCGGGCGACATACTCGAGCTCGGCTGCGGCGGCGGGATCAACATGGAATTCTATGACCGCAACCGCGTCAGGAGCTTCACCGGGCTCGACCCCTCGCCCGAACTGCTCGAAATGAGCCGCGCGGCGGCGCAAGCGCACGGGATCGACGCCGACATTCAGGGCGGCGTGGGCGAGGCGATGCCGTTCGGCGACGGTCAGTTCGACACCGTCGTCACCACCTTCACCCTCTGCTCGGTCGCCGAGCAGGCGGCGGTGCTGTCCGAAATCCGCCGCGTGCTAAAACCCGGCGGCACCGCGCTCTTCCTCGAACATGGCGGTGCGCCCGACGCCGGGGTCGCCAAGTGGCAACGGCGGATCGAGCCCATCTGGAAACGCATCGGCGGCAATTGCCATCTCACCCGGCCGATTTCGGATGCCTATGCCGCCGCGGGCTTCGCGGTCGAGCGACAGGGCGCGCTGTACATGCCCAAGACCCCCCGCCCCTTCGGCTGGGTCGAATATGGCGCCGCGCGGGCGAACTGA
- a CDS encoding SRPBCC family protein: protein MKEDSAADDQAAPARRGERWPLVTAFIAALAVALGVYLLIEVGMGGAVGYTLLVVLPAALSAFVAWVGSLRRNWARSTYFLVPVWLGGGMTAIGMVFLREGVICVLMVLPLWLLFGMLGVWPVYLYRQRRNRADSTIFRANALLLLPFLALVVDQQVAPPRDSYVVTRAIIVEASAAQSWDALLAIPAIAPGEGRWTFSQSVLRLPRPVESSLAGRGVGAVRDARWQDDIRFQEIVTDWHPGREIAWRFAFPDPSIHRRTDRHINPDSRQLRIERGGYRLIPMADGRTRIELWTRYRMATPVNAYAAMWGEQILGDIQANVLAIVAARLRSEHG from the coding sequence ATGAAAGAGGATAGCGCCGCCGACGACCAGGCGGCACCGGCGCGACGCGGCGAACGCTGGCCGCTCGTGACGGCATTCATCGCCGCGCTCGCGGTCGCCCTCGGCGTCTATCTGCTGATCGAGGTCGGGATGGGCGGCGCGGTCGGCTATACGCTGCTGGTCGTGCTGCCGGCCGCCCTGTCGGCCTTCGTCGCCTGGGTCGGCAGCCTGCGGCGAAACTGGGCGCGCTCGACCTATTTTCTCGTCCCCGTGTGGCTCGGCGGCGGCATGACCGCGATCGGCATGGTCTTCCTGCGCGAAGGCGTGATCTGCGTGCTGATGGTGCTGCCGCTGTGGCTGCTGTTCGGCATGCTCGGCGTGTGGCCCGTGTACCTCTATCGCCAACGCCGCAACCGGGCCGACAGCACGATCTTTCGCGCCAACGCGCTGCTGCTTCTGCCGTTCCTCGCGCTCGTCGTCGATCAGCAGGTCGCGCCGCCGCGCGACAGCTACGTCGTCACGCGCGCGATCATCGTCGAGGCTTCGGCGGCGCAGAGCTGGGACGCGCTGCTCGCGATTCCTGCGATCGCGCCGGGCGAAGGCCGCTGGACCTTCAGCCAGAGCGTGCTGCGCCTGCCCCGCCCGGTCGAATCGTCGCTCGCCGGCCGCGGCGTGGGTGCCGTCCGCGACGCGCGCTGGCAGGACGATATCCGCTTTCAGGAAATCGTCACCGACTGGCACCCGGGCCGCGAGATCGCCTGGCGCTTTGCGTTTCCCGATCCGTCGATCCATCGGCGCACCGACCGCCACATCAACCCGGACAGCCGCCAGTTGCGGATCGAACGCGGCGGCTATCGCCTGATCCCGATGGCGGATGGCCGGACACGGATCGAACTGTGGACGCGCTATCGCATGGCGACGCCCGTCAACGCCTATGCCGCGATGTGGGGCGAACAAATTCTCGGCGACATCCAGGCGAACGTCCTCGCCATCGTCGCTGCACGGCTGAGGAGCGAACATGGCTAG
- the trxB gene encoding thioredoxin-disulfide reductase, producing MPTTHETKMLILGSGPAGLSAAIYAARAGMKPIVVQGLQPGGQLTITTDVENYPGFAEVIQGPWLMEQMTAQATHVGTTMIWDTIVDVDVSQRPFRLTGDGGDVYLAETLVIATGAQAKWLGVEGEQELGGKGVSACATCDGFFYRGKKVVVIGGGNTAVEEALYLTNHSDDVTLIHRRDHLRAEKILQDRLFANPKIKVLWNKRVERFVAGEGVSGLVGVDLVDTVTGAASHEPTDGGFVAIGHSPSTELFKGKLPLDADGYLQVTPGTSLTSIPGVFAAGDVTDKVYRQAVTAAGMGCMAALDAERFLAEAEYKALVEA from the coding sequence ATGCCCACCACGCACGAAACCAAGATGCTCATCCTCGGCTCGGGCCCCGCGGGGCTGTCGGCCGCCATCTATGCCGCGCGTGCGGGGATGAAGCCGATCGTCGTGCAGGGGCTCCAGCCCGGCGGCCAGCTGACCATCACCACCGATGTCGAGAATTACCCGGGTTTCGCCGAAGTGATCCAGGGCCCCTGGCTGATGGAACAGATGACCGCGCAGGCGACGCATGTCGGCACGACGATGATCTGGGACACGATCGTCGACGTCGATGTGTCGCAGCGCCCGTTCAGGCTGACCGGCGACGGCGGCGACGTCTATCTGGCCGAAACGCTGGTGATTGCGACGGGCGCGCAGGCCAAATGGCTGGGCGTCGAGGGCGAGCAGGAACTCGGCGGCAAGGGCGTGTCGGCGTGCGCCACGTGCGACGGCTTCTTCTATCGCGGCAAGAAGGTCGTGGTGATCGGCGGCGGCAACACCGCGGTCGAGGAGGCGCTGTACCTGACCAACCACAGCGACGATGTGACGCTGATCCACCGCCGTGATCATTTGCGCGCCGAAAAGATCCTGCAGGACCGGCTGTTCGCCAACCCGAAGATCAAGGTCTTGTGGAACAAGCGCGTCGAGCGTTTCGTCGCGGGCGAGGGCGTGTCGGGGCTGGTCGGGGTCGACCTGGTCGACACCGTCACCGGTGCGGCGAGCCACGAGCCGACCGACGGCGGCTTCGTCGCGATCGGCCACAGCCCCTCGACCGAACTGTTCAAGGGCAAGCTGCCGCTCGACGCCGACGGCTATCTGCAGGTGACGCCGGGCACGTCGCTGACCAGCATCCCCGGCGTCTTCGCCGCGGGCGACGTCACCGACAAGGTCTATCGCCAGGCGGTGACCGCGGCGGGCATGGGCTGCATGGCGGCGCTCGACGCCGAACGCTTCCTTGCCGAGGCCGAATATAAGGCGCTGGTGGAGGCGTAA
- a CDS encoding hydrolase 1, exosortase A system-associated, with protein MRRHLSFACDGAALAATLDDAPGSTGLLIVSGGNEIRSGAHRGMAMLAQRVAAAGHPVFRFDRRGIGDSEGGNGGYRSSGPDIAAAIAAFRDAAPHVARIAAFGNCDAASALLLHQPLALDALILANPWTYADDGGGEAADEPALPPVSAIRARYLSRLKDPRSLLRLLKGEIDVRKLARGLSAMGKRSTEPAAGSLAGDLDAALAGLRRPATILLATGDRTAQAFMETLAAPLARIEANPGTLRVERLASSSHSFAGDDSEWLATRIIAALE; from the coding sequence ATGCGGCGCCACCTGAGCTTCGCCTGCGACGGCGCCGCGCTCGCCGCGACGCTCGACGACGCGCCCGGCTCCACGGGGCTCCTCATCGTGTCGGGCGGCAACGAGATTCGCAGCGGCGCACACCGCGGCATGGCGATGCTGGCTCAGCGCGTCGCCGCGGCGGGGCACCCGGTCTTCCGCTTCGACCGGCGCGGGATCGGCGACAGCGAGGGCGGCAATGGCGGTTACCGGTCGAGCGGCCCCGACATCGCGGCGGCGATCGCGGCGTTCCGCGACGCCGCACCGCACGTCGCGCGCATCGCCGCCTTCGGCAATTGCGACGCCGCGAGCGCATTGCTGCTGCACCAGCCGCTCGCACTCGATGCGCTGATCCTCGCCAATCCCTGGACCTATGCGGATGACGGCGGCGGCGAGGCGGCGGACGAACCCGCACTGCCCCCCGTCTCGGCGATCCGCGCGCGTTACCTGTCGCGGCTGAAAGACCCCAGAAGCCTGCTCAGGCTGCTGAAGGGCGAGATCGATGTCCGCAAACTCGCGCGCGGCCTGTCAGCGATGGGCAAAAGAAGCACCGAACCGGCCGCCGGCAGCCTTGCCGGAGACCTCGACGCGGCGCTGGCCGGGCTGCGCCGCCCGGCGACGATCCTGCTCGCGACCGGCGACCGCACCGCGCAAGCGTTCATGGAGACACTCGCGGCACCCCTTGCCCGCATCGAGGCGAACCCGGGGACGCTCCGCGTCGAGCGGCTCGCAAGCTCCTCGCACAGCTTTGCCGGCGACGATAGCGAATGGCTGGCAACGCGGATAATCGCCGCTCTCGAATAA
- a CDS encoding phosphopantetheine-binding protein, with translation MTDTAATPAASGVDATLRALLADILGLGEARAAALTEDSGLFGELPEFDSMAVATVLTEMEDRLGIIIDDDEIDGEIFETYGNLLAFSLRKVTD, from the coding sequence ATGACCGATACTGCCGCCACCCCCGCCGCTTCGGGCGTCGACGCCACGCTCCGCGCGCTGCTCGCCGACATATTGGGCCTCGGCGAAGCCCGCGCCGCTGCGCTGACCGAGGACAGCGGCCTGTTCGGCGAACTGCCCGAATTCGATTCGATGGCGGTCGCGACCGTGCTGACCGAAATGGAGGATCGCCTCGGCATCATCATCGACGACGACGAGATCGACGGCGAGATTTTCGAGACCTATGGCAATCTGCTGGCCTTCTCGCTGCGCAAAGTGACCGACTGA
- a CDS encoding GNAT family N-acetyltransferase, whose translation MQGNGEDRANDERLPAGARAAGFASPFDRGEWFDLLDAHGFAGEDRHDAHATVGAATAWLPLRRDRAGQYSGLANWYSFAIRPLFTGPAHPGERGAALRALFAGLRKRAARLTLYPVPETEGVHGDLVIALRKAGWWVEATPAGDRHWLDLAGMTHDQWWESRPGALKNTVRRKAKKGVVDIQLLTAFDPGSWAAYERIYAASWKPDEGHPALLRAFAEHESARGTLRMGIARIEGIPVAAQYWTVEDGTAFIHKLAHVEDSLKASPGTLLSAALFRHVIEVDGVARVDFGTGNDGYKKDWMNRHERLWRLEAFNPSRIAAWGPAIKAFARSKLGRE comes from the coding sequence ATGCAAGGGAACGGTGAAGATCGCGCTAATGATGAACGCCTGCCCGCCGGCGCGCGCGCGGCGGGCTTCGCGTCGCCGTTCGACCGCGGCGAATGGTTCGACCTGCTCGATGCGCACGGTTTTGCGGGCGAGGATCGCCACGATGCCCACGCGACGGTCGGTGCCGCGACCGCGTGGCTGCCGCTCCGCCGCGATCGCGCGGGACAGTATAGCGGCCTTGCCAACTGGTACAGTTTCGCGATCCGGCCGCTGTTCACCGGCCCGGCGCATCCCGGCGAGCGCGGCGCGGCGTTGCGCGCGCTCTTCGCAGGCCTGCGCAAGCGCGCCGCGCGGCTGACGCTCTATCCGGTGCCCGAAACCGAAGGTGTGCACGGCGACCTCGTGATCGCACTGCGCAAGGCGGGGTGGTGGGTCGAGGCGACCCCGGCGGGCGACCGTCACTGGCTCGACCTCGCGGGCATGACGCACGACCAGTGGTGGGAAAGCCGGCCCGGCGCACTCAAGAACACCGTCCGGCGCAAGGCGAAGAAGGGCGTGGTCGATATCCAGCTGCTCACCGCCTTCGATCCCGGCAGCTGGGCCGCCTATGAACGAATCTATGCCGCGAGCTGGAAGCCCGATGAAGGGCACCCCGCGCTGCTGCGTGCCTTTGCCGAGCACGAAAGCGCGCGCGGCACGCTCCGCATGGGGATCGCGCGGATCGAGGGCATCCCGGTCGCCGCGCAATATTGGACGGTCGAGGACGGCACCGCCTTCATTCACAAGCTGGCGCATGTCGAGGACAGTCTGAAGGCCTCGCCCGGAACGCTGCTGTCGGCCGCGCTGTTCCGTCATGTGATCGAGGTCGACGGCGTCGCGCGCGTCGATTTCGGCACCGGCAACGACGGGTACAAGAAGGACTGGATGAACCGCCACGAGCGGCTGTGGCGATTGGAGGCTTTCAATCCGTCGCGCATCGCGGCATGGGGGCCCGCGATAAAGGCTTTTGCGCGCTCGAAGCTGGGGCGCGAGTGA
- a CDS encoding acyl-CoA ligase (AMP-forming), exosortase A system-associated: MTENPNPPSRPIDHLALCGAAGAPALLIGDRVTTYAELDAGVGRLAAWLLEMAGAPGERVASWSAKTRLACLMPLAAARAGLIHVPVNPLLKGAQVAHILADSGAKLLITNAARADTLGGDLPEACAVQELKVAEEVIDSVGQGLPPSGAGPDDLAAILYTSGSTGRPKGVMLSHANLWLGAESVASYLKIAPDDRVLGVLPLSFDYGQNQLLSTWHAGGAVAPLDYLTPRDVVKAVARHRATTLAGVPPLWVQLVESDWPAEVAAHLKRLTNSGGALTPSLIDAMRTTFPNAAIYPMYGLTEAFRSTFLDPKFVADHPTSMGRAIPHAEILVCRADGTITADEEPGELVHCGPLVAQGYWRDPARTAERFRPAPRASHYGGTAVWSGDTVRRDANHLLYFVGRDDAMIKTAGNRVSPTEVEDVAVASGEIFEAVAFGVPDARLGAAIVLIVRGKAGADPEALAAHMKQNLPNFMQPQAIEWRAELPRGPNGKLDRVAIAAEWKAPS; this comes from the coding sequence ATGACCGAAAATCCGAATCCGCCCTCGCGTCCGATCGACCATCTCGCCCTGTGCGGCGCCGCCGGCGCGCCGGCGCTGTTGATCGGCGATCGCGTTACGACCTATGCCGAGCTTGATGCCGGGGTCGGGCGGCTGGCGGCGTGGCTGCTCGAAATGGCCGGCGCGCCCGGCGAGCGCGTCGCGAGCTGGAGCGCGAAGACGCGCCTCGCGTGCCTGATGCCGCTCGCGGCGGCGCGGGCGGGGCTGATCCATGTGCCGGTCAACCCGCTGCTCAAGGGCGCGCAGGTCGCGCATATCCTGGCCGACAGCGGGGCGAAACTGCTGATCACCAACGCGGCGCGCGCCGATACGCTCGGCGGCGACCTGCCCGAGGCCTGTGCCGTGCAGGAACTGAAAGTCGCCGAAGAGGTGATCGATTCGGTCGGGCAGGGGCTGCCGCCGTCCGGCGCCGGGCCCGACGATCTTGCCGCGATTCTCTACACCAGCGGTTCGACCGGCCGGCCGAAGGGGGTGATGCTGAGCCACGCCAACCTGTGGCTCGGGGCGGAAAGCGTCGCCTCCTACCTGAAGATCGCGCCCGACGACCGCGTGCTCGGCGTGCTGCCGCTGAGCTTCGACTATGGGCAGAACCAGCTGCTTTCGACCTGGCATGCGGGAGGGGCGGTCGCGCCGCTCGACTATCTGACCCCGCGCGACGTCGTAAAGGCGGTCGCGCGCCACCGCGCGACGACGCTGGCCGGCGTGCCGCCGCTGTGGGTGCAACTCGTCGAAAGCGACTGGCCCGCCGAGGTGGCGGCGCACCTCAAGCGCCTCACCAACAGCGGCGGCGCGCTGACCCCGTCGCTGATCGACGCGATGCGCACGACCTTTCCGAACGCTGCCATCTATCCGATGTACGGGCTGACCGAGGCGTTCCGTTCGACCTTCCTCGATCCCAAATTCGTCGCCGACCATCCGACCTCGATGGGGCGCGCGATCCCGCACGCCGAAATCCTGGTGTGCCGCGCCGACGGGACGATCACCGCCGACGAGGAACCGGGCGAACTCGTCCACTGCGGCCCGCTGGTCGCGCAGGGCTATTGGCGCGATCCCGCACGCACCGCAGAGCGCTTCCGGCCTGCGCCACGCGCGTCGCACTATGGCGGCACGGCGGTATGGTCGGGCGACACGGTACGCCGCGACGCCAACCATCTCCTCTATTTCGTCGGGCGCGACGATGCGATGATCAAGACCGCCGGCAATCGCGTCAGCCCCACCGAGGTCGAGGATGTCGCGGTCGCGTCGGGCGAAATATTCGAGGCGGTGGCGTTCGGGGTGCCCGACGCGCGGCTCGGCGCCGCGATCGTTCTGATCGTGCGCGGCAAGGCCGGCGCCGATCCCGAAGCGCTGGCGGCCCATATGAAGCAGAACCTCCCCAATTTCATGCAGCCGCAGGCAATCGAATGGCGGGCCGAGCTGCCGCGAGGACCCAATGGCAAGCTCGATCGCGTCGCGATTGCCGCCGAATGGAAAGCCCCGTCATGA
- a CDS encoding pyridoxal-dependent decarboxylase, exosortase A system-associated, translated as MKPHGPIPPGFVADEGGMLLIGGRRADTLAGEAGDTPLFVYDGRMLTARVAQWRAAMPDMVQLHYAMKANPYTPLLAHMAAMVDGFDVASGGELQAALASGMTAAHVSFAGPGKRDRELEAAIAAGATLNLESAGEADRALAIGARLGVTPRLAVRVNPDFDLKGSGMKMGGGAKPFGVDAAQVPALVKRLRGAGADWQGFHIFAGSQALDAAAIADTQAQTVALAARLANEAGAVPPLVNLGGGMGVPYFPGDVAVDAAAVGDALGETLGARDAVLGASRFAMELGRWLVAEAGVYLTRIVDRKTSHGETFLVTDGGLHHQLAASGNFGTVIRRNYPIALAGRFGVEPVETVSVVGCLCTPLDRLGDQVALPHGAVGDLVAIFQAGAYGASASPSAFLGQGPAREMLV; from the coding sequence ATGAAACCGCACGGTCCGATCCCGCCCGGCTTCGTCGCCGATGAGGGCGGCATGCTGCTGATCGGCGGCCGGCGCGCCGATACCCTCGCCGGGGAGGCGGGGGACACCCCGCTGTTCGTCTATGACGGCCGCATGCTCACCGCGCGCGTCGCCCAATGGCGCGCCGCGATGCCCGATATGGTCCAGCTTCACTATGCGATGAAGGCGAACCCCTACACCCCGCTGCTCGCGCACATGGCGGCGATGGTCGACGGCTTCGACGTCGCGTCGGGAGGCGAACTTCAGGCGGCGCTCGCGAGCGGCATGACGGCCGCGCACGTCAGCTTCGCCGGGCCCGGCAAGCGCGACCGCGAACTCGAAGCGGCGATCGCGGCGGGAGCGACGCTCAATCTCGAATCGGCGGGCGAGGCCGACCGCGCGCTGGCGATCGGCGCGCGGCTCGGGGTGACGCCGCGGCTCGCGGTGCGCGTGAACCCCGATTTCGACCTGAAAGGGTCGGGCATGAAGATGGGTGGCGGCGCGAAGCCTTTCGGGGTCGACGCCGCCCAAGTGCCTGCGCTCGTCAAACGGCTGCGCGGCGCCGGTGCCGACTGGCAGGGCTTCCATATTTTTGCCGGATCGCAGGCGCTCGACGCCGCGGCGATCGCCGACACGCAAGCGCAGACGGTGGCGCTCGCGGCGCGGCTCGCGAACGAGGCGGGTGCGGTGCCGCCGCTGGTCAATCTCGGCGGCGGCATGGGCGTGCCCTATTTCCCGGGCGACGTCGCGGTCGATGCCGCCGCGGTCGGCGATGCGCTCGGCGAAACGCTCGGCGCGCGCGATGCGGTGCTCGGCGCCAGCCGCTTTGCGATGGAACTGGGGCGCTGGCTGGTCGCCGAGGCGGGGGTCTATCTGACCCGCATCGTCGACCGCAAAACCAGCCACGGCGAGACCTTCCTCGTCACCGACGGCGGGCTTCACCACCAGCTGGCGGCGAGCGGCAATTTCGGCACCGTGATCCGCCGCAACTATCCGATCGCGCTCGCGGGCCGCTTCGGCGTCGAGCCGGTCGAAACGGTCTCGGTGGTCGGCTGCCTCTGCACGCCGCTGGATCGCCTCGGCGACCAGGTGGCGCTGCCACACGGCGCGGTCGGCGACCTTGTCGCGATCTTCCAGGCGGGGGCCTATGGTGCGAGCGCGAGTCCCTCGGCCTTCCTCGGGCAGGGGCCGGCACGCGAGATGCTCGTCTGA
- a CDS encoding XrtA/PEP-CTERM system exopolysaccharide export protein: MTSFPAIRAARVALISGIAATALAGCMGGPGNAPQLPSASFVANQEGPGEEYIIGPLDELQIFVWRNPELGGKVQVRPDGRITTPLITDMPAVGKTPTMLQQDIKLQLSQYITDPIVSVIVTSFNSTFSQQVRVVGATEKPASIPFRANMTVLDAMIAVGGLGEYAAGNKARLVRYDKGSGKQQEYALRLNDLIKRGDVKANVRLQPGDVIIIPESMF, translated from the coding sequence ATGACGTCCTTCCCCGCCATTCGCGCTGCGCGCGTGGCCCTGATTTCGGGCATCGCCGCGACCGCGCTTGCCGGCTGCATGGGCGGCCCCGGCAATGCGCCGCAGCTGCCGAGCGCGTCCTTTGTCGCCAATCAGGAAGGCCCGGGTGAGGAATATATCATCGGCCCGCTCGACGAGCTCCAGATCTTCGTGTGGCGCAACCCCGAACTCGGCGGCAAGGTGCAGGTGCGCCCCGATGGCCGCATCACCACGCCGCTGATCACCGACATGCCCGCGGTCGGCAAGACCCCGACGATGCTCCAGCAGGACATCAAGCTCCAGCTCAGCCAATATATCACCGACCCGATCGTCAGCGTGATCGTGACGAGCTTCAACAGTACCTTTTCGCAGCAGGTACGCGTCGTCGGCGCGACCGAAAAGCCCGCCTCGATCCCGTTCCGCGCCAATATGACGGTGCTCGACGCAATGATTGCGGTCGGCGGGCTCGGCGAATATGCCGCGGGCAACAAGGCGCGCCTCGTGCGTTACGACAAGGGAAGCGGCAAGCAGCAGGAATATGCGCTGCGGCTCAACGACCTGATCAAGCGCGGCGACGTCAAGGCGAACGTCCGGCTCCAGCCGGGCGACGTCATCATCATCCCCGAAAGCATGTTCTGA
- a CDS encoding XrtA system polysaccharide chain length determinant: MNGLYDEFRVALHSVWTRRWLVLAVAWGICILGWLAIASIPNRYDSRARLLVDINEIIPADAQSGPYADRARIDQIRETLTSARNLEKVAVTTGMIPAGASDREKAGAVAMLQKNIKVVPQQDNIFEITSSIGVGSLSDADNAKLASGVLDSLITVFRDEQLRGGRMTAREGLKFLDSQLAGREKALGEVEARRAAFEAKNIGLIASGSGSPGQRIDQARAELGQIETQLAAAQGALAAANGQMAQTPATINVPGLGATGGGVARQQLAGAQAELSSMRARGLTDAHPDVVALKSQIASLKAMADREGTGGGGGGNAQNPAYATLQAMRAERQATVTALSSRKAQLTGDIAQITSAQIQNPGVAAEYERINGEYTALKAQYDRLLAQREQVRLRGDVQTETDAVKIELLDPPTKPTSPSAPNRPLFLTAVLLVGIGGGIGAAFALSQVRTSYATAAKLERASGLPVIGSITEVVTPERHLDRRKKLVWLAGGSGALVALFVLLLIAEFVQRGMVA, from the coding sequence ATGAACGGCCTTTACGACGAATTCCGGGTGGCGCTGCACAGCGTCTGGACGCGCCGCTGGCTGGTGCTCGCCGTCGCATGGGGCATCTGCATCCTCGGCTGGCTGGCGATCGCCTCGATCCCCAACCGCTATGATTCGCGCGCCCGCCTGCTCGTCGACATCAACGAGATCATCCCCGCCGATGCGCAGTCGGGCCCCTATGCCGACCGTGCGCGCATCGACCAGATTCGCGAGACGCTGACCAGCGCGCGCAACCTCGAGAAGGTCGCGGTGACCACGGGCATGATCCCCGCGGGTGCGAGCGACCGCGAAAAGGCGGGCGCGGTCGCGATGCTGCAAAAGAATATCAAGGTCGTGCCGCAGCAGGACAATATCTTCGAGATCACGTCGAGCATCGGCGTCGGCAGCCTGTCGGATGCCGACAATGCCAAGCTCGCCTCGGGGGTGCTCGACAGCCTGATCACCGTGTTCCGCGACGAACAGCTTCGCGGCGGCCGGATGACCGCGCGCGAGGGGCTGAAGTTCCTCGACAGCCAGCTCGCCGGCCGCGAAAAGGCGCTCGGCGAGGTCGAGGCGCGCCGCGCCGCCTTCGAGGCGAAGAATATCGGCCTGATCGCGAGCGGCAGCGGCTCGCCCGGCCAGCGCATCGACCAGGCGCGCGCCGAACTCGGCCAGATCGAGACCCAGCTCGCCGCGGCGCAAGGCGCGCTCGCGGCGGCGAACGGCCAGATGGCGCAGACCCCGGCGACGATCAACGTTCCCGGTCTCGGCGCCACCGGCGGCGGGGTCGCGCGCCAGCAGCTCGCGGGCGCGCAGGCCGAACTGTCGTCGATGCGCGCGCGCGGGCTGACCGACGCGCATCCCGACGTCGTCGCGCTGAAAAGCCAGATCGCGTCGCTGAAGGCCATGGCCGACCGCGAGGGCACCGGCGGCGGGGGCGGCGGCAACGCCCAGAACCCCGCCTATGCGACGCTGCAGGCGATGCGCGCCGAACGCCAGGCGACCGTGACCGCGCTGTCGTCGCGCAAGGCGCAGCTCACCGGCGACATCGCGCAGATCACTTCGGCGCAGATCCAGAATCCCGGCGTTGCCGCCGAATATGAACGCATCAACGGCGAATATACCGCGCTCAAGGCGCAGTACGACCGGCTGCTCGCACAGCGCGAGCAGGTGCGGCTCCGCGGCGACGTCCAGACCGAGACCGATGCGGTCAAGATCGAGCTGCTCGATCCGCCGACCAAGCCGACCTCGCCCTCGGCGCCCAACCGGCCGCTGTTCCTCACTGCGGTGCTGCTCGTCGGCATCGGCGGCGGCATCGGCGCGGCCTTCGCGCTCAGCCAGGTGCGCACCAGCTATGCGACCGCGGCCAAGCTCGAACGTGCGAGCGGGCTGCCGGTGATCGGTTCGATCACCGAGGTGGTGACCCCCGAGCGTCATCTCGACCGCCGCAAGAAGCTCGTCTGGCTTGCCGGCGGCAGCGGGGCGCTCGTCGCGCTGTTCGTACTGCTGCTGATCGCCGAATTCGTCCAGCGCGGCATGGTCGCGTGA